One window from the genome of Oryza glaberrima chromosome 3, OglaRS2, whole genome shotgun sequence encodes:
- the LOC127766240 gene encoding uncharacterized protein LOC127766240 isoform X2, giving the protein MLRRGLLVVNRLRNVHLQRLPRHRTHCSSGPASAPSTSTTSSSAPLPVAAPPPPHHLAPRGGGGGGGPRRRLTPLLALSTLSLVTAAGTIYHISAWDLEGTVERSRASAARVVERMQHTCAAGKVLCRSLMSVLSSANHEVRSGFELRVAALLADIAAASAARRAAIVSAGGGAVVDWLLESVVRRATQAEAARALAHLLADPWVAPAVLGRPRAVPCLLQFIFSCQPKRGKKNSEYSSFNVSDHSKGRSMLVAALMDIITSNCDNADYSSFQPLLPSDADTRDIAAAIEVIEQGGMHFDDHDDNNSDDGDSGLKGIGIKVLGGTTVLGFSREINSLEVGNSDDGIVGASNSRILMQETATDSPLVEKLSSAAAPGLWDDLQREHVAVPFATWALANWAIASDLNRSRIQELDSDGHTVTTALKAPERTVKWHGAMVARALLEDQSLTLAPSVPDWCSSLLLTASRAAENGDMALAQMSLSTFLLSMIRCNESKFVIRQKGLHLLRSIAKKIENENAQSRMKESLAVALSLLYAGEVPLSLEETQRWSGILLRWLFDKSVSETTNLTAIKILSCILEDYGPASVPISQGWLALVLSEILGDNKTQNLKGTTQPQPERVKNQVDHHNASSATQILNQLATAVVKLAIVQSHYDPASGDKVPLFDFLSLEPFATALKNLNKKNPPKFDAADSASATLKGIKALAELCSEDGACQKRIADLGVLSLLRRILLGDDYEKLAAIEAYDASRIREVQDKNVSASNDSSNDTTSDPSSVRVPPAAHIRRHAGRLVTILSLLPNSKKEIISDDVWCKWLEECASGRVPCNDLKLKSYCRLTLLNVFCSEDPNTGSTSDEYPDSKSEYKRKCPQFGDALFLLNPELPLEVHLDNNGHEISRKKFKDDCCTEEGGDSETGDAPSNTSKYTPPLMDVVFVHGLRGGPFNSWRIADDKSSTTKAGLVESIDEDAGKEGTCWPREWLSADFPQARFLTVKYKTNLTQWTGASLPLQEVSSMLLRKLIAAGIGSRPVVFVTHSMGGLVVKQMLYQAKLNNYDKFLNNTNGLVFYSCPHFGSRLADMPWRMGLVFRPAPSIGELRSGSPRLVELNDFVRQRHSKGLLNVLSFSETQVTPIVEGYGGWALRMEIVPIESAYPGYGELVVLASTDHINSCKPVNKNDPSYADTLAFLEKILKSRLKESES; this is encoded by the exons ATGCTGCGGCGCGGGCTCCTCGTCGTCAATCGCCTCCGCAATGTCCACCTCCAGCGTCTCCCCCGGCATCGCACGCACTGCTCGAGCGGTCCCGCCTCGGCGCCGTCGACCTCGACgacgtcctcgtcggcgccgctccCCGTGGCCGCGCCTCCCCCGCCCCaccacctcgcgccccgcggcggcggcggcggcggggggcccCGACGCCGCCTGACCCCGCTCCTCGCCCTATCCACGCTCTCCCTCGTCACGGCCGCGGGGACGATCTACCACATCTCCGCGTGGGACCTGGAGGGGACGGTGGAGAGGTCCAGGGCGTCCGCGGCACGCGTGGTGGAGCGGATGCAGCACACCTGCGCGGCGGGGAAGGTGCTGTGCAGGTCGCTCATGTCCGTGCTGTCGTCCGCCAACCACGAGGTGAGGTCCGGGTTCGAGCTCCGcgtcgccgcgctgctcgccgacatcgcggccgccagcgccgcgcgccgcgcggccaTCGTGtcggcggggggcggcgccgtcgtcgactGGCTGCTCGAGAGCGTCGTGCGGCGGGCCACGCAGGCGGAGGCCGCGCGGGCGCTCGCGCACCTGCTGGCCGATCCCTGGGTTGCGCCTGCTGTGCTCGGTCGACCACGAGCGGTTCCCTGCCTCCTCCAATTCATCTTCTCTTGCCAGCCAAAACGCGGCAAGAAG AACTCGGAATACTCTTCATTCAATGTCTCAGACCATTCTAAAGGAAGGAGCATGCTTGTTGCTGCACTTATGGACATCATCACTTCCAACTGCGATAATGCGGATTATTCATCATTTCAGCCTTTATTGCCTTCAGATGCTGATACAAGAGATATTGCGGCAGCCATCGAAGTCATTGAGCAAGGGGGGATGCATTTTGATGACCATGATGATAATAACAGTGATGATGGTGACAGTGGATTAAAAGGAATAGGGATTAAGGTACTTGGTGGGACTACTGTCTTGGGATTCTCTAGAGAAATAAACTCATTGGAGGTGGGCAACTCGGATGATGGTATTGTTGGAGCTTCGAATAGTAGAATATTGATGCAAGAAACTGCTACTGATTCTCCACTAGTGGAGAAGCTAagttctgctgctgctccaggCCTCTGGGATGATTTGCAGAGGGAGCATGTAGCTGTACCTTTTGCTACTTGGGCTCTTGCTAATTGGGCTATTGCATCTGATTTAAACCGTTCTCGTATTCAAGAACTTGACAGTGATGGACATACTGTCACAACTGCACTGAAAGCACCTGAAAGAACTGTCAAGTGGCATGGAGCCATGGTGGCGCGAGCTCTTTTGGAAGACCAGAGCTTGACTTTGGCTCCTTCTGTCCCTGACTGGTGCTCAAGTCTTCTTTTGACAGCTTCTCGGGCTGCTGAGAATGGTGACATGGCATTGGCTCAAATGTCACTATCAACTTTCCTATTATCCATGATAAGGTGTAATGAGTCAAAATTTGTGATCAGACAGAAGGGTCTTCATCTTCTTCGTAGTATCGCAAAAAAGATAGAAAATGAGAATGCTCAGAGCAGGATGAAGGAATCATTAGCAGTGGCACTGAGTTTGCTCTATGCTGGTGAAGTTCCGTTGTCACTTGAAGAAACTCAAAGATGGTCCGGCATTCTTCTTCGTTGGCTCTTTGATAAATCTGTTTCAGAAACTACAAATCTCACAGCTATTAAAATCCTTTCATGCATTCTTGAAGACTATGGACCAGCTTCCGTACCAATTTCTCAGGGATGGTTGGCTCTCGTGCTTTCTGAGATTCTTGGAGATAACAAGACACAGAATTTGAAAGGAACCACCCAGCCTCAACCAGAGAGAGTGAAG AATCAAGTTGATCACCATAATGCTTCCTCTGCGACTCAGATCTTGAATCAATTAGCTACTGCTGTTGTGAAATTGGCAATAGTTCAATCACACTATGATCCTGCTTCTGGTGACAAAGTACCCCTTTTCGATTTTCTCTCTCTTGAACCATTTGCTACAGCTCTGAAGAACTTGAATAAAAAGAACCCACCTAAGTTTGATGCTGCTGACTCAGCATCCGCTACGCTGAAGGGAATAAAAGCACTGGCAGAGCTTTGTTCTGAGGATGGTGCATGCCAAAAGAGAATTGCTGATTTAGGAGTTCTCTCCCTGTTGAGGCGCATCCTCCTTGGTGATGATTATGAGAAACTCGCTGCGATCGAAGCATATGATGCATCACGAATTCGAGAAGTGCAAGACAAGAATGTGTCTGCCTCTAATGACTCCTCTAATGACACTACTTCTGATCCCTCCAGTGTACGGGTTCCTCCAGCAGCTCATATTCGAAGGCATGCTGGCCGGCTGGTTACCATTCTCTCTCTTCTACCCAATTCAAAGAAGGAAATTATTTCTGATGATGTATGGTGCAAGTGGCTTGAGGAATGCGCAAGTGGACGAGTTCCTTgcaatgatttaaaattaaaaagttacTGCAGGTTAACTTTGTTAAATGTATTCTGTTCTGAGGATCCAAATACGGGAAGCACTTCTGATGAATACCCTGATTCAAAAAGTGAGTATAAAAGAAAATGTCCTCAGTTTGGAGATGCTTTGTTCTTGTTAAATCCAGAGTTGCCTCTTGAGGTTCATTTGGACAACAATGGTCATGAAATTTCAAGAAAGAAATTTAAGGATGACTGTTGCACTGAAGAAGGTGGTGACTCTGAAACTGGAGATGCTCCAAGCAACACATCCAAATATACACCCCCTTTAATGGATGTCGTGTTCGTCCATGGTCTTCGTGGTGGGCCATTCAACTCATGGCGGATAGCTGATGACAAGTCATCAACCACCAAAGCAGGTCTGGTGGAAAGTATAGATGAAGATGCTGGCAAAGAGGGAACATGTTGGCCAAGAGAATGGCTTTCAGCAGATTTTCCTCAAGCTCGTTTTTTGACAGTCAAGTACAAG ACCAATCTGACACAATGGACCGGAGCCAGCTTGCCACTTCAg GAGGTGAGCTCTATGCTGTTAAGGAAGTTAATTGCTGCTGGCATTGGCAGTCGTCCTGTTGTTTTTGTAACTCATAG CATGGGAGGACTGGTGGTTAAGCAGATGCTGTATCAAGCGAAGCTGAACAATTATGACAAGTTCCTGAACAATACGAATGGGCTA GTTTTCTATAGCTGTCCACATTTTGGTAGTAGGCTCGCAGACATGCCATGGCGTATGGGTTTGGTGTTTCGTCCAGCTCCATCG ATTGGCGAGTTAAGAAGCGGATCCCCAAGACTTGTTGAGTTAAATGATTTTGTGCGGCAACGCCATAGTAAAGGATTGCTCAATGTTCTTAGTTTTAGTGAG ACTCAAGTCACACCGATCGTTGAAGGTTATGGTGGTTGGGCACTTCGGATGGAGATAGTACCGATTGAATCTGCATACCCAGGATACGGGGAACTTGTT GTCCTGGCGTCCACTGATCATATAAATTCGTGTAAGCCGGTCAATAAGAACGACCCGTCGTACGCAGACACCTTGGCATTTTTGGAGAAAATATTGAAATCGCGTCTCAAAGAATCAGaatcctag
- the LOC127766240 gene encoding uncharacterized protein LOC127766240 isoform X1, which yields MLRRGLLVVNRLRNVHLQRLPRHRTHCSSGPASAPSTSTTSSSAPLPVAAPPPPHHLAPRGGGGGGGPRRRLTPLLALSTLSLVTAAGTIYHISAWDLEGTVERSRASAARVVERMQHTCAAGKVLCRSLMSVLSSANHEVRSGFELRVAALLADIAAASAARRAAIVSAGGGAVVDWLLESVVRRATQAEAARALAHLLADPWVAPAVLGRPRAVPCLLQFIFSCQPKRGKKVMSCQNSEYSSFNVSDHSKGRSMLVAALMDIITSNCDNADYSSFQPLLPSDADTRDIAAAIEVIEQGGMHFDDHDDNNSDDGDSGLKGIGIKVLGGTTVLGFSREINSLEVGNSDDGIVGASNSRILMQETATDSPLVEKLSSAAAPGLWDDLQREHVAVPFATWALANWAIASDLNRSRIQELDSDGHTVTTALKAPERTVKWHGAMVARALLEDQSLTLAPSVPDWCSSLLLTASRAAENGDMALAQMSLSTFLLSMIRCNESKFVIRQKGLHLLRSIAKKIENENAQSRMKESLAVALSLLYAGEVPLSLEETQRWSGILLRWLFDKSVSETTNLTAIKILSCILEDYGPASVPISQGWLALVLSEILGDNKTQNLKGTTQPQPERVKNQVDHHNASSATQILNQLATAVVKLAIVQSHYDPASGDKVPLFDFLSLEPFATALKNLNKKNPPKFDAADSASATLKGIKALAELCSEDGACQKRIADLGVLSLLRRILLGDDYEKLAAIEAYDASRIREVQDKNVSASNDSSNDTTSDPSSVRVPPAAHIRRHAGRLVTILSLLPNSKKEIISDDVWCKWLEECASGRVPCNDLKLKSYCRLTLLNVFCSEDPNTGSTSDEYPDSKSEYKRKCPQFGDALFLLNPELPLEVHLDNNGHEISRKKFKDDCCTEEGGDSETGDAPSNTSKYTPPLMDVVFVHGLRGGPFNSWRIADDKSSTTKAGLVESIDEDAGKEGTCWPREWLSADFPQARFLTVKYKTNLTQWTGASLPLQEVSSMLLRKLIAAGIGSRPVVFVTHSMGGLVVKQMLYQAKLNNYDKFLNNTNGLVFYSCPHFGSRLADMPWRMGLVFRPAPSIGELRSGSPRLVELNDFVRQRHSKGLLNVLSFSETQVTPIVEGYGGWALRMEIVPIESAYPGYGELVVLASTDHINSCKPVNKNDPSYADTLAFLEKILKSRLKESES from the exons ATGCTGCGGCGCGGGCTCCTCGTCGTCAATCGCCTCCGCAATGTCCACCTCCAGCGTCTCCCCCGGCATCGCACGCACTGCTCGAGCGGTCCCGCCTCGGCGCCGTCGACCTCGACgacgtcctcgtcggcgccgctccCCGTGGCCGCGCCTCCCCCGCCCCaccacctcgcgccccgcggcggcggcggcggcggggggcccCGACGCCGCCTGACCCCGCTCCTCGCCCTATCCACGCTCTCCCTCGTCACGGCCGCGGGGACGATCTACCACATCTCCGCGTGGGACCTGGAGGGGACGGTGGAGAGGTCCAGGGCGTCCGCGGCACGCGTGGTGGAGCGGATGCAGCACACCTGCGCGGCGGGGAAGGTGCTGTGCAGGTCGCTCATGTCCGTGCTGTCGTCCGCCAACCACGAGGTGAGGTCCGGGTTCGAGCTCCGcgtcgccgcgctgctcgccgacatcgcggccgccagcgccgcgcgccgcgcggccaTCGTGtcggcggggggcggcgccgtcgtcgactGGCTGCTCGAGAGCGTCGTGCGGCGGGCCACGCAGGCGGAGGCCGCGCGGGCGCTCGCGCACCTGCTGGCCGATCCCTGGGTTGCGCCTGCTGTGCTCGGTCGACCACGAGCGGTTCCCTGCCTCCTCCAATTCATCTTCTCTTGCCAGCCAAAACGCGGCAAGAAGGTAATGTCCTGTCAG AACTCGGAATACTCTTCATTCAATGTCTCAGACCATTCTAAAGGAAGGAGCATGCTTGTTGCTGCACTTATGGACATCATCACTTCCAACTGCGATAATGCGGATTATTCATCATTTCAGCCTTTATTGCCTTCAGATGCTGATACAAGAGATATTGCGGCAGCCATCGAAGTCATTGAGCAAGGGGGGATGCATTTTGATGACCATGATGATAATAACAGTGATGATGGTGACAGTGGATTAAAAGGAATAGGGATTAAGGTACTTGGTGGGACTACTGTCTTGGGATTCTCTAGAGAAATAAACTCATTGGAGGTGGGCAACTCGGATGATGGTATTGTTGGAGCTTCGAATAGTAGAATATTGATGCAAGAAACTGCTACTGATTCTCCACTAGTGGAGAAGCTAagttctgctgctgctccaggCCTCTGGGATGATTTGCAGAGGGAGCATGTAGCTGTACCTTTTGCTACTTGGGCTCTTGCTAATTGGGCTATTGCATCTGATTTAAACCGTTCTCGTATTCAAGAACTTGACAGTGATGGACATACTGTCACAACTGCACTGAAAGCACCTGAAAGAACTGTCAAGTGGCATGGAGCCATGGTGGCGCGAGCTCTTTTGGAAGACCAGAGCTTGACTTTGGCTCCTTCTGTCCCTGACTGGTGCTCAAGTCTTCTTTTGACAGCTTCTCGGGCTGCTGAGAATGGTGACATGGCATTGGCTCAAATGTCACTATCAACTTTCCTATTATCCATGATAAGGTGTAATGAGTCAAAATTTGTGATCAGACAGAAGGGTCTTCATCTTCTTCGTAGTATCGCAAAAAAGATAGAAAATGAGAATGCTCAGAGCAGGATGAAGGAATCATTAGCAGTGGCACTGAGTTTGCTCTATGCTGGTGAAGTTCCGTTGTCACTTGAAGAAACTCAAAGATGGTCCGGCATTCTTCTTCGTTGGCTCTTTGATAAATCTGTTTCAGAAACTACAAATCTCACAGCTATTAAAATCCTTTCATGCATTCTTGAAGACTATGGACCAGCTTCCGTACCAATTTCTCAGGGATGGTTGGCTCTCGTGCTTTCTGAGATTCTTGGAGATAACAAGACACAGAATTTGAAAGGAACCACCCAGCCTCAACCAGAGAGAGTGAAG AATCAAGTTGATCACCATAATGCTTCCTCTGCGACTCAGATCTTGAATCAATTAGCTACTGCTGTTGTGAAATTGGCAATAGTTCAATCACACTATGATCCTGCTTCTGGTGACAAAGTACCCCTTTTCGATTTTCTCTCTCTTGAACCATTTGCTACAGCTCTGAAGAACTTGAATAAAAAGAACCCACCTAAGTTTGATGCTGCTGACTCAGCATCCGCTACGCTGAAGGGAATAAAAGCACTGGCAGAGCTTTGTTCTGAGGATGGTGCATGCCAAAAGAGAATTGCTGATTTAGGAGTTCTCTCCCTGTTGAGGCGCATCCTCCTTGGTGATGATTATGAGAAACTCGCTGCGATCGAAGCATATGATGCATCACGAATTCGAGAAGTGCAAGACAAGAATGTGTCTGCCTCTAATGACTCCTCTAATGACACTACTTCTGATCCCTCCAGTGTACGGGTTCCTCCAGCAGCTCATATTCGAAGGCATGCTGGCCGGCTGGTTACCATTCTCTCTCTTCTACCCAATTCAAAGAAGGAAATTATTTCTGATGATGTATGGTGCAAGTGGCTTGAGGAATGCGCAAGTGGACGAGTTCCTTgcaatgatttaaaattaaaaagttacTGCAGGTTAACTTTGTTAAATGTATTCTGTTCTGAGGATCCAAATACGGGAAGCACTTCTGATGAATACCCTGATTCAAAAAGTGAGTATAAAAGAAAATGTCCTCAGTTTGGAGATGCTTTGTTCTTGTTAAATCCAGAGTTGCCTCTTGAGGTTCATTTGGACAACAATGGTCATGAAATTTCAAGAAAGAAATTTAAGGATGACTGTTGCACTGAAGAAGGTGGTGACTCTGAAACTGGAGATGCTCCAAGCAACACATCCAAATATACACCCCCTTTAATGGATGTCGTGTTCGTCCATGGTCTTCGTGGTGGGCCATTCAACTCATGGCGGATAGCTGATGACAAGTCATCAACCACCAAAGCAGGTCTGGTGGAAAGTATAGATGAAGATGCTGGCAAAGAGGGAACATGTTGGCCAAGAGAATGGCTTTCAGCAGATTTTCCTCAAGCTCGTTTTTTGACAGTCAAGTACAAG ACCAATCTGACACAATGGACCGGAGCCAGCTTGCCACTTCAg GAGGTGAGCTCTATGCTGTTAAGGAAGTTAATTGCTGCTGGCATTGGCAGTCGTCCTGTTGTTTTTGTAACTCATAG CATGGGAGGACTGGTGGTTAAGCAGATGCTGTATCAAGCGAAGCTGAACAATTATGACAAGTTCCTGAACAATACGAATGGGCTA GTTTTCTATAGCTGTCCACATTTTGGTAGTAGGCTCGCAGACATGCCATGGCGTATGGGTTTGGTGTTTCGTCCAGCTCCATCG ATTGGCGAGTTAAGAAGCGGATCCCCAAGACTTGTTGAGTTAAATGATTTTGTGCGGCAACGCCATAGTAAAGGATTGCTCAATGTTCTTAGTTTTAGTGAG ACTCAAGTCACACCGATCGTTGAAGGTTATGGTGGTTGGGCACTTCGGATGGAGATAGTACCGATTGAATCTGCATACCCAGGATACGGGGAACTTGTT GTCCTGGCGTCCACTGATCATATAAATTCGTGTAAGCCGGTCAATAAGAACGACCCGTCGTACGCAGACACCTTGGCATTTTTGGAGAAAATATTGAAATCGCGTCTCAAAGAATCAGaatcctag